Part of the Eshraghiella crossota genome is shown below.
AATGATATATTATACGAAATTGATGAATTTGAATCAGGAAAGGATTTTATAAGTTTAGGTATCAATCTAGCAAAGTATGATATTGTTTTTCTGGATGTAAATATGGATGAACTGGATGGAATGGAAACTGCGCAGAAAATAAGAAAAGTCAGCAATGATGTTTTTATAGTTTTTGTTACAGCATTTATTACATGTGCCCCTCAAGGATACAGCGTAGGAGCTATAAGATATATTCTGAAAAATAATGTAAATTTTCCGGAACTAATATTTGAGTGTATGGATGCAATCAGCTTGAATATGAATTATGTAGCCCAAAAGAAGAAATTTAACTTTAATGAGGGTACAAAGATTGTAGCATTAGAGCGTTTGTTATACATAGAGAGCAGATTGCATAAACTTGAGTTTTACATTATGGAGGACAAGTTAAAAAAATATTCAATATATGGCAAACTAGATGAGCTGGAAAAAGAGTTGCAAGGTAATGATTTTATCCGGATACATCAAAGTTATCTGGTTAATATGAAGCATATTGAGAAAGTCAGCCGGTATGAGGCGTTATTGAACAATGGTATTAAGTTGGAAATTCCAAAAGCACGATATAAATTTGTTGAAGAAACATTTGTTTCGTATAAAGGAGAATTGTAGATGCTGATTAGTTACATTCAAAGTATTATGATGATAATATTGGAGGTAATATGCTGCAAAATATTTTTTGAAAGTTTTGCTGAAAAGAGATCAAAAAATAATTATAGAAATTATAGTATTATTTTAGGAATTGTGGTATGTGAATATGTAATAGCTTCATTATTTTATGATAAGTTTATCTTGAAACAAATATTGGCTATAGTTGCTGTTGCGGTGTTTATGTGCTTTTATTTTAAAATTCATTTCGGAAAAGCAATAATCTTATCATTATTATTTCAGGCATTGCTGCTTTCTGTAGACTATTTTACACTATGGTTAAATGTTTCTCTTTTTGATAGTATAGCAGAAATTAGCAGGTTGCATTTTGTAGGTGGAAGTTTAATAACGGTTTTGGGAAAAATAATTCTTTTCCTAGTTGTTTTGCTTATCAGGAAGAAAGTAGGAGGGGAGTCCTCGGATGTTTTAAGAAGTACAGATTGGCTTCGATTTATTTTTTTCCCAGTTTTTACAATCTTCACAGTTATTGCATTGATCATGACATCTGGAAACATTGAGAATCAAAAGCAGGAAAATGTATTCTTGGTTATAGCATTGTGTTTAGCAGGGATGAATATAGTTGTGTTCTATATGATAAATGATATATTAAAACGTGAAATTAAGATTCGTGAAAATGAAGTGTTTCAACTGAAAGCACGAAATCAGACAGACATGTACCGTTCTATTTCAGAAAATTTTGTTAAACAACGGAAAAAAACACATGAATATAAGAACCAGATTATGTGCATTGAGTCTTTGATAGAGATGGAAAATTATGATGAACTAAAGGATTATGTGAAAAGTATAAGCGGAAATTTGAGTACAGAGTTAGATTATATTAAAACAAATAATGTGATTATTGATGCTATATTAAATAGCAAATATAAGGAAACATTGGATAAAGGCATTGTATTTATCTTTCAAATCAATGATCTATCAGGAATTAAAATGTGTGATGAGGATATTGTTGTTATATTATCGAATCTTTTGAATAATGCAATAGAGGCTTGTGAAAAGTGCTCAGGCAAAAAATTTATGAAAATGAAACTGGTTAAAGAGAAAGACAACATTATTATATCTGTAAAGAATACATATGATGGTAAACTTAATATTAAAGATGGAGAAATACAGACCTCAAAGAAATATGAAATGGATGAGCATGGGGTTGGAATAAAAAATATAATTGAGGTTATAACAAAATATCAAGGCTCTTATGCTATACGAAATGATAATAATGAGTTCTACTTCTCAGTTATATTGCCAAACTAAGATGAACCTTAAAAAAGTGATTTGCTGCAAGCAAATCACTTTTTTTTGTCATTTTCTGCAAAAAAAGGTCACTTTCTGCAATGGATATTGTTTTGTAAACAGATAAAGTTATACTTAATTTGGCAGGAGGCATAACTATGATTGAAAAAATAGCTGATGATTTAATTGGTCAGATGACTGAAGCAAGGTTAATTGACAAAGAGATGGAAGCAAGATATGTTTATGTTTTTATCTGTTGGATAGAGAAATTTATTACTGTTGGCAGTATTATCGTAATCAGTTTGATGTTTCACAAGCTGCTCCCAACTATATTTTTTCTTGTGTTTTTTTTAGAATTAAGAAAGAGAACTGGCGGATATCATCTGGACAAGTTTTATAGATGTTATTTAGCATCCATTGTTTCTTATTTAGTTATCGTGATTATAAGTGAAAAATTGTCAGAACATCCACAATGGTTATTTGCAATAGTACTACTTGCTATAACAGGGATAGGATTGATTGGTACAGCGAATCATCCTAATATGCACATGACATCAGATGAATTGATGGAATCGAAAAAATCTGCGAGGACTATTGTTTTACTTGAGGGGTGCATAATACTTGGCTGTGTTCTGTTAGATGCAGATATGGTTTACGTTAGTTATATGGCAATAGCTGTTATATTATGTGCAGCTTTGCTGTGTATAGCAAAAATTTTTAAACAGGAGGTGAAAGAATGAAGAAGGTTAATAAGAAAGTGTTGAAGGTTGTAGAACATGTCATGAGAAATGAAGCTGTATATGGAATAGATAGATTCCCACCTGCATGCATGGGAATATTTCATCAGCCGAAACGTCCGATTATCCAGAAGAAAAGTGAAAGATAGTTAACTGGCGTGTTTTACTATTATATCTGTAGCCATAGATGCTATAGGAACTTAATTGTTTATTCCAAGATGACAAGTATAAAAAGGAGGTACTGATATGTTAAAAAAAATTAAGAAAGTTATTGCATTTGCATTAGCATTGACTATGTTAATGGGTATGGGAACAATGGTGTCAG
Proteins encoded:
- a CDS encoding LytR/AlgR family response regulator transcription factor codes for the protein MSNLCVEGDEHMFRIAICDDERQFRKRIHDILIEYMNENDILYEIDEFESGKDFISLGINLAKYDIVFLDVNMDELDGMETAQKIRKVSNDVFIVFVTAFITCAPQGYSVGAIRYILKNNVNFPELIFECMDAISLNMNYVAQKKKFNFNEGTKIVALERLLYIESRLHKLEFYIMEDKLKKYSIYGKLDELEKELQGNDFIRIHQSYLVNMKHIEKVSRYEALLNNGIKLEIPKARYKFVEETFVSYKGEL
- a CDS encoding sensor histidine kinase → MLISYIQSIMMIILEVICCKIFFESFAEKRSKNNYRNYSIILGIVVCEYVIASLFYDKFILKQILAIVAVAVFMCFYFKIHFGKAIILSLLFQALLLSVDYFTLWLNVSLFDSIAEISRLHFVGGSLITVLGKIILFLVVLLIRKKVGGESSDVLRSTDWLRFIFFPVFTIFTVIALIMTSGNIENQKQENVFLVIALCLAGMNIVVFYMINDILKREIKIRENEVFQLKARNQTDMYRSISENFVKQRKKTHEYKNQIMCIESLIEMENYDELKDYVKSISGNLSTELDYIKTNNVIIDAILNSKYKETLDKGIVFIFQINDLSGIKMCDEDIVVILSNLLNNAIEACEKCSGKKFMKMKLVKEKDNIIISVKNTYDGKLNIKDGEIQTSKKYEMDEHGVGIKNIIEVITKYQGSYAIRNDNNEFYFSVILPN
- a CDS encoding accessory gene regulator B family protein yields the protein MIEKIADDLIGQMTEARLIDKEMEARYVYVFICWIEKFITVGSIIVISLMFHKLLPTIFFLVFFLELRKRTGGYHLDKFYRCYLASIVSYLVIVIISEKLSEHPQWLFAIVLLAITGIGLIGTANHPNMHMTSDELMESKKSARTIVLLEGCIILGCVLLDADMVYVSYMAIAVILCAALLCIAKIFKQEVKE
- a CDS encoding AgrD family cyclic lactone autoinducer peptide, translated to MKKVNKKVLKVVEHVMRNEAVYGIDRFPPACMGIFHQPKRPIIQKKSER